From the Chitinispirillales bacterium ANBcel5 genome, the window TGAACTGTACCGGTAATCGAAATGAATTCCCTGATGGTATCGGGTGGGAGTATAAAGTCCTGCGATGTTAATTCAGTTTCAAAGCTGATTAGAATAGCACTATTATTTCTGTCATTGATTTCGATGCTATAGGTACCTGTTGTTACGGAATCGAAATAGAAAACCCCGTTATTATCGGTTAACCCATCGGCAACGGTAGCCACAGAGGTAGGGGTGCTGTCATGGTTGCTGAGATACTCTGCAGGACGAATGCGTACAGAAGCGTTTTCAACTGCATTGCCCTGAGGATAGAATACCTGGCCAAAGATACTGTTGGTGGTTTCTGTGCCTGCTCCACCAGCGATATCGCTTGATGAAGTGCACCCGGTAAGAAGGAGTAAAAATATCAGTAAAACCGAAATCATCATGTATCCTTTTCAATAGTTGCCATAGGAAACATCTGGATGTTGAGCTGATATACAGAGTCGGCATTTTCTGTCTGTTTTGCCATATTTAAAAGTTCTGTGCGAAAGTTAGTGATAATCTCATTATACCTGGATAGTTGAGATTCGTCTATTGTTATGGTAACAGTCGATATGTTTCTTTTTTCCTTTGGATGGCGAAAGAGCGATTCTGCTGCAAGACGAATTGTTTCCTGCTGATACTTCTTTATCAGAATAGTTTTTATGGAGTCCTCTCCACTGGTAATAAACCTATTTTTAAGGACATACTTACCATCGCTGTTCTTTTCTATCAGATCCAGTTTCTCCAGTAGCTCCTTTGATTCACGGACCTCTTTTGCCGAAATGGGCGGTGTGAGCATCTTACCCAAAGTTTCAAAGTCATCTGAGAAGGGATAGATATGAATGAGGGTAAGGATGGCAGAGTGATACCATTTGGTATAAAATT encodes:
- a CDS encoding TIGR02147 family protein — protein: MISLYDYLEYRDFLKAYYLQKKKRCVWFSYRFIANKVGIDASHISKIFHKKRHLAHKDIPKFIKLCKLNSKEEQYFYCLVRLNKAKNDTDTSKYLNELMSLKGVAKHSLQRWQYEFYTKWYHSAILTLIHIYPFSDDFETLGKMLTPPISAKEVRESKELLEKLDLIEKNSDGKYVLKNRFITSGEDSIKTILIKKYQQETIRLAAESLFRHPKEKRNISTVTITIDESQLSRYNEIITNFRTELLNMAKQTENADSVYQLNIQMFPMATIEKDT